Proteins from a single region of Anaerotignum faecicola:
- a CDS encoding methyl-accepting chemotaxis protein, with the protein MLKNFKIGKKIASLFVVVCILSVISGAANVFSIHNINTKYSDAMSRYGFAQGDLGLIIANLGVINANVKNAINLSTPALRLEATTAFEEDCAEVEQYFDTIGQTITPGEASELFESSKSNWNEYFAKAQELIDLAATQNGSGILKAQQKIVTELNPLYDEMYSGLVGLMDNKQELGNKVHDDLARLAVIATAGTVLLMAVSIAAAVLSTVYLVRSISGPIKKCSERIAMLAKGDLSSPIPSFASKDEIGELAASTQIIVDGLKNIIYDENRLLSEMAKGNFDIKSDHPENYIGDFAPLLNSIDNILENLNATLSQISQSADLVNRNSDQVSAGAQDLSQGATEQASSVEELAATINSISAQIGKNAENAKSANITIHEVGNEMESCNEKMSDLVEAMKDITASSNEINKIIKTIEDIAFQTNILALNAAVEAARAGAAGKGFAVVADEVRNLASKSAEASKNTAALIENSIKAVNNGSGLADSTAKSLSETVEKSEMIIDLIQKISAASDEQAESISQITIGIDQISSVVQTNSATSEESAAASRELSDQADMLKRLVEKFTLRSDCFAVADALNGMESVHEIPEAGSMGNADCELYSYSNSKY; encoded by the coding sequence ATGTTAAAGAATTTCAAAATCGGCAAAAAGATCGCCTCGCTTTTTGTCGTCGTATGTATCCTATCCGTCATATCCGGCGCCGCAAATGTTTTTTCCATACATAACATTAATACCAAATATTCCGACGCAATGTCGCGCTATGGTTTTGCCCAAGGCGATTTAGGCCTTATAATCGCAAACCTCGGCGTTATAAACGCAAACGTTAAAAACGCCATAAATCTCAGCACTCCGGCGTTGCGTCTTGAGGCTACGACGGCTTTTGAAGAGGATTGCGCCGAGGTTGAGCAATATTTCGACACTATCGGTCAAACCATAACGCCCGGAGAAGCTTCGGAGCTTTTTGAAAGTTCAAAATCAAATTGGAACGAATACTTTGCAAAAGCGCAGGAACTGATTGACCTTGCCGCTACGCAAAACGGCAGCGGCATCTTAAAGGCACAGCAGAAAATCGTAACGGAGCTTAACCCTCTTTATGATGAAATGTATTCCGGCCTTGTAGGCCTTATGGACAACAAACAGGAACTCGGGAATAAAGTTCACGACGACCTTGCACGCCTCGCAGTTATAGCGACAGCGGGCACCGTACTGCTTATGGCGGTCTCAATAGCCGCGGCTGTGCTTTCAACGGTATATCTTGTGCGCAGTATAAGCGGACCGATAAAAAAATGCAGCGAACGTATAGCTATGCTTGCAAAAGGCGATTTAAGCTCCCCCATACCATCCTTTGCTTCAAAAGATGAAATAGGCGAACTTGCCGCTTCCACACAAATAATCGTGGACGGCCTTAAAAATATTATTTATGATGAAAACCGCCTTTTAAGCGAAATGGCTAAAGGCAATTTCGACATAAAAAGCGATCACCCCGAAAACTACATAGGCGACTTTGCGCCCCTTCTCAATTCCATAGACAATATACTGGAAAACTTAAATGCCACCCTTTCCCAGATAAGCCAAAGCGCGGATCTTGTAAACCGAAACAGCGATCAGGTTTCGGCCGGAGCGCAGGATCTCAGCCAAGGAGCAACGGAACAGGCAAGTTCCGTAGAAGAGCTGGCCGCAACCATAAACAGTATTTCCGCCCAGATCGGAAAAAATGCCGAAAACGCCAAATCTGCAAATATTACCATACATGAAGTAGGAAACGAAATGGAAAGCTGCAATGAAAAAATGTCCGATCTTGTTGAAGCGATGAAAGACATTACGGCAAGTTCAAACGAAATAAACAAAATCATAAAAACAATAGAAGACATTGCTTTTCAAACTAATATATTGGCGTTAAACGCCGCCGTGGAAGCGGCGCGGGCAGGAGCCGCCGGAAAAGGCTTTGCCGTTGTTGCCGACGAAGTGCGCAACCTCGCAAGCAAAAGCGCCGAGGCCTCCAAAAATACCGCCGCTTTAATTGAAAATTCGATTAAAGCCGTCAATAACGGATCGGGCCTTGCGGACTCCACAGCAAAATCCCTGAGCGAAACCGTTGAAAAATCCGAAATGATTATCGACTTGATACAAAAAATTTCCGCCGCTTCCGATGAACAGGCCGAATCGATTTCGCAGATAACTATCGGCATAGATCAAATTTCCTCAGTCGTACAGACAAATTCCGCTACGTCAGAGGAAAGTGCGGCGGCTAGCCGGGAGCTTTCGGATCAGGCCGATATGCTTAAACGCCTTGTCGAAAAGTTCACGCTCCGCTCCGATTGTTTTGCCGTAGCCGACGCTTTAAACGGCATGGAAAGCGTTCATGAAATTCCCGAGGCCGGAAGTATGGGAAACGCGGACTGCGAACTTTATTCATACTCTAATTCCAAATATTAA
- the flgB gene encoding flagellar basal body rod protein FlgB has product MRFLNNNSLFLSKRVMDFLWEKQVVAANNIANSETPGYKAKYVTFEEELRSRVNAADHKTGTDIREAIGSARAEVNYTNDETTRADGNNVNVDVESMEVAKTGIQYEYMMKAFNDDITRLRTVIKG; this is encoded by the coding sequence TTGCGGTTTTTAAACAATAATTCATTATTCCTTTCTAAAAGGGTAATGGATTTTTTATGGGAAAAACAGGTTGTTGCGGCTAATAATATAGCGAATTCCGAAACTCCGGGGTACAAAGCGAAATACGTTACTTTTGAAGAGGAACTGAGAAGCCGCGTTAACGCCGCCGACCATAAAACGGGAACGGATATCAGGGAAGCTATCGGTTCGGCCCGGGCCGAAGTTAACTACACCAATGATGAAACAACACGCGCCGACGGAAACAACGTCAACGTGGATGTGGAAAGCATGGAAGTAGCTAAAACGGGAATACAGTACGAGTATATGATGAAGGCCTTTAACGATGATATAACAAGGCTCAGGACAGTAATAAAAGGCTGA